GGCTTTGTGCCCCAGTACGGTGATGTCCGCATCGAATAGCTCTTTGGAAAAGATTTCCATGCTGTATTGCCCGTTGGCATCTGTGTACGTTTTGAAATGCTCGTCTGCGTTGGTGACGGGCCGCATGTCGACCTGTGCTTCGGGTATAGGTTTGCCTGTGCTGTTATCATAGACCGTGCCTTTGGCGATCACTTTGCCGTGTTTGTGGAAGTAATATATATCATAGTCGCCCTTCCCATGTATGCGGTCCGAACTTAAGAAACCAGAGATGTTATCAGGATTCAACTGAAGGTTGATCTCATTGTCGATCGTATTGATAGGGAAGCCTACATTTTTGACTTTGCTCCAGCTATTGCTCGCAGCGTTCCATTCAGATTGGATGATGTCAAATCCGCCAATAGATAGATCTGGATTGTTAGAGCTGTAGTAAATGCTTTTTCCGTCATGAGAGAGATAAGGGCTGTCCTCGTCAGCTGAGGTATTGATATCTCCGGGAACAGGGACAGGGCTAGACCAGGACTGGCTGCCGGGCTCGAAATGTGTTTGGTATAGATCCAAATCTCCTCTAGGCGATGGGCTCGAGAAATAGATGACTGTTTCTTCATCATTGATAAAGAAATGGGAGGCAATATGCGCTTCCTTTAATTTAGGATCAAACTCAGTGGGTACCTTCCAGTCCTCTCCGTTAGGCTGACTATAGAATAGGTTGCTACGGTCTCCGTCCTTGATGTACATAAAGAGTCTTCCATCGTTGTTGACCACTTCTATTTTGGCATTGTTTTCCTCAAATGTCCCTAGTTCTTTCAATGCGGTAGGTTTTTGCCAACTAGAGCCTGTGTTGATACAGTGGAAAATGGTGAAAACTCCTTTGGTTTCTTCTTTAAGTGGGTGGGAGGGCTTTAATCTTGATGAACTAAAGATCAATTCGTTGTGATCGGCAAAAAAAGCCGGGGAAATGTCAGCGGCCGATGAGTTGATCGGAGGTCCCATATTGATCACTTCATAGTCATTGGTGTTCAGGTAGAATTGCCTGGCGCGTTTGGTTTGCTCCAGGCGTTTTTTGGCCTCATTGGTGATTTCTTCGGTCTTGTAGGCTTCCAGATCCAGAAAGGCCTGATAGTGTTTTTCAGATAGATCGAACTCATAGCTTTTGTAATGTATCCGACCTAGCCAGTAGTTGTAGAACTTGTCCGTTTTGCCTTCGTTCCTTTCATATTCTCGGAGCGAATCCATCGTAGATTCATGACCATATATGAGATGATTGGCTATGTGCTTGTGATATTGGATGTAGTGGTTGTCCGGATACTCGTGCAATATCTGATTGTAGAGCAAAAGGGCTTTCTTAAACTCTTCATTGTAGAAATGATGATCCGCTTTTTGGATCATCTCTTCCTTGTCTGAATTGTTTTGTGCCTGTGCATTCCATGCACATAGCAGTACTACAAAAGCATAAAAGAGAGTGAAGAATTTCTTGACTGTATTCACAAATTTAAAAGTACAAAAGCTGCTCTTTAATTCAGCTAAATGTAAGACTCAAATGTGAATTTTAGGAGAATGAATAAACTGCTTAGGAGATTCTCCTAAGCAGAGTTGGATTCCTTCAATAACAAATTGTCTGATTTTATTAAATGGTGTTTTTGACCCTAAGTCCTGACCTTATCGGGAGGGAAGGAGTTATCCTTACAGACTCCAACCGATGGTGGTTTGAATCACATAATCAGAATCATCTACACCTTCTGAACTTGGCATGTTGTCGTAGTTGATGGTGTAACCAAACCCGATATAAAAATCTCGTGGTAAGTCTAACTTCACATCCAACTTATAGTTGACACGGTGTCTTCCTTGCTCGGAAAGGCCTGGGTAATATTTGATGTCACTGACGATGCTGATGTCATTGAGATTGAAAGCATTGTACTCGGCTGATAAATAACCCTCCGTACTGGTGTTGTTGTCGCCCAGGCTCGTGTCCATCAGCTGCTCATTGTTGATGGCAGCACCGGCAGATACGTTGAGGTACATCTTGTTGCTCTTAATAGGGTAGTAACCCAAACCAAGTGTGTAGGTAGATCGCAAATCCAGCCCCAACTCATCAGATGTCAGGTAATCTGCTCCAAAGATTCCAAACCATGATTTGGCAAAGAATATTCTGAAGTTACCGCCATAGTTGTTTCTTTTGGACTCGGCACGTACCGAATCGTTGGCGTCTATGGCACTTTGTACGAAGTTGAAGTAGATGTCAGGGTTGATACGGGTAGATAGGTATGAGGCATTCCCCCTAAGAGTAAATTGATTGTTATTTCCTGCCTTGGAGTGGGTGTAGCCTCCATCTATAGAGATACTCATTTTGTCCCAAAAGCCCTGGCTGACCGAATTCAGATATACTACTTCATTGAGAGCTACAGTTTTGCTTTCGCCGGTTTTTTCATCCTTGATAGTTGCAGACTTGGCTTTGATATTGATCGTGCCATCTATTTTGCTACCATCCTTTAAATTGATGATATAGACACTGGCTGAAGTGAGGTCGACCACATTCTCCCATTCGATTTCAAAATCAGAGGAAGAGTAATCGGTTTCGATGGTTAGGACACTTTTGTCCATACCTTTTATTTCTCCTACTATATCATCTCCATTGCTTAGGACTACAGTATCCTGTGCAAAAATTAAGGACGGAAGTGATAAAAATACAAAGACGAGAACAAGGGAGGTAGTTTTCATATCAGTTTAGGGATTTCAGTTAATAATTAAACAGACTCAAGGTAAGAATAATGCTCAAAGTATCCTAGAGCAACTATTTCAATTGTCAATTCTTTACAAAAAATAACATTGAGTTAACGGTCTTGCACGGATATGAACAAAAAAAGCCCGCTCATTTCACATGAGCGGGCCTTCAATTTTGGAAGTTTTTTACTGTTACACTTCTGCAAATTCGGTCATGTAGTCATCGAAAGAACAAAGCTTGTCGGCTATGTTTTTGCCATCTTTGAGATCGATGATACGGTTGGCCACTGTCTGCACGAACTCATGGTCATGTGAGGTAAACAGCACCGTGCCTGGGAAATCTCTCAACGCATTGTTAAG
This is a stretch of genomic DNA from Reichenbachiella ulvae. It encodes these proteins:
- a CDS encoding OmpA family protein — protein: MNTVKKFFTLFYAFVVLLCAWNAQAQNNSDKEEMIQKADHHFYNEEFKKALLLYNQILHEYPDNHYIQYHKHIANHLIYGHESTMDSLREYERNEGKTDKFYNYWLGRIHYKSYEFDLSEKHYQAFLDLEAYKTEEITNEAKKRLEQTKRARQFYLNTNDYEVINMGPPINSSAADISPAFFADHNELIFSSSRLKPSHPLKEETKGVFTIFHCINTGSSWQKPTALKELGTFEENNAKIEVVNNDGRLFMYIKDGDRSNLFYSQPNGEDWKVPTEFDPKLKEAHIASHFFINDEETVIYFSSPSPRGDLDLYQTHFEPGSQSWSSPVPVPGDINTSADEDSPYLSHDGKSIYYSSNNPDLSIGGFDIIQSEWNAASNSWSKVKNVGFPINTIDNEINLQLNPDNISGFLSSDRIHGKGDYDIYYFHKHGKVIAKGTVYDNSTGKPIPEAQVDMRPVTNADEHFKTYTDANGQYSMEIFSKELFDADITVLGHKAYSEQVVSDHGDRNRLFVQDFHIQVPEAIEETDYLALFDRNKESQYEKLDMMGSKFRAGQKVMLKNIYFDVHSAHLTQESNDALNHLYQTLKNSPKLKVEIGGHTDNTGTLAANMALSLERANAVKDYLTSKGIAASRLITKGYGPNQPLASNDDEENGRELNRRIEVRVLN
- a CDS encoding DUF481 domain-containing protein — its product is MKTTSLVLVFVFLSLPSLIFAQDTVVLSNGDDIVGEIKGMDKSVLTIETDYSSSDFEIEWENVVDLTSASVYIINLKDGSKIDGTINIKAKSATIKDEKTGESKTVALNEVVYLNSVSQGFWDKMSISIDGGYTHSKAGNNNQFTLRGNASYLSTRINPDIYFNFVQSAIDANDSVRAESKRNNYGGNFRIFFAKSWFGIFGADYLTSDELGLDLRSTYTLGLGYYPIKSNKMYLNVSAGAAINNEQLMDTSLGDNNTSTEGYLSAEYNAFNLNDISIVSDIKYYPGLSEQGRHRVNYKLDVKLDLPRDFYIGFGYTINYDNMPSSEGVDDSDYVIQTTIGWSL